In Panthera uncia isolate 11264 chromosome B4, Puncia_PCG_1.0, whole genome shotgun sequence, one genomic interval encodes:
- the GLT8D2 gene encoding glycosyltransferase 8 domain-containing protein 2 encodes MALLRKINQVLLFLLIVTLCGILYKKVHKGTVLRNETDDDSEAPEEMEDEIPVVICAAAGRMGAAMAAINSIYSNTDANILFYVVGLRNTLSRIRKWIEHSKLREINFKIVEFNPIVLKGKVRPDSSRPELLQPLNFVRFYLPLLIHQHEKVIYLDDDVIVQGDIQELYDTTLALGHAAAFSDDCDLPSAQDMNRFVGLQNTYMGYLDYRKKTIKDLGISPSTCSFNPGVIVANMTEWKHQRITKQLEKWMQKNVEENLYSSSLGGGVATSPMLIVFHGKYSTINPLWHIRHLGWNPDTRYSEHFLQEAKLLHWNGRHKPWDFPSVHNDLWESWFVPDPAGIFKLNHHSS; translated from the exons tCAATCAGGTGTTGCTGTTCCTTCTGATTGTGACCCTCTGCGGAATTCTGTATAAGAAAGTTCATAAGGGGACTGTGCTCAGGAACGAAACAG ACGATGACTCTGAGGCTCCTGAGGAAATGGAGGATGAGATTCCTGTGGTGATTTGTGCTGCTGCAGGGAGAATGGGTGCTGCCATGGCTGCCATCAATAGCATCTACAGCAACACCGATGCCAACATTCTGTTCTATGTCGTTGGACTCCGGAACACTCTGTCTCGAATCCG AAAATGGATTGAACATTCTAAactaagagaaataaactttaaaatcgtGGAATTCAACCCGATAGTCCTCAAGGGGAAGGTCAGACCGGACTCATCAAGGCCAGAATTGCTCCAGCCT CTGAACTTTGTCCGCTTTTATCTCCCTCTGCTTATCCATCAACATGAGAAAGTCATCTATTTGGACGATGACGTAATCGTACAAG GTGACATCCAGGAACTCTATGACACCACTTTGGCCCTGGGCCACGCGGCAGCTTTTTCGGATGACTGCGATCTGCCCTCCGCTCAGGACATGAACAGATTTGTGGGGCTGCAG AATACGTACATGGGCTATCTGGACTATAGGAAGAAGACCATAAAAGACCTCGGCATAAGCCCCAGCACGTGCTCTTTCAATCCCGGCGTGATTGTCGCCAACATGACGGAATGGAAGCACCAACGTATCACCAAACAACTGGAGAAATGGATGCAAAAAAATGTGGA GGAAAATCTCTACAGCAGCTccctgggaggaggggtggcCACCTCCCCGATGCTGATCGTGTTTCATGGGAAATACTCCACCATCAACCCCCTGTGGCACATACGGCACCTGG GCTGGAATCCAGATACCAGATATTCGGAGCATTTTCTGCAGGAAGCAAAATTACTCCACTGGAATGGAAGACATAAACCCTGGGACTTCCCTAGTGTTCACAACGACTTATGGGAAAGCTGGTTTGTTCCTGACCCCGCAGGGATATTTAAACTCAATCACCACAGCAGCTGA